The genomic segment GGCCCTGAGGagcggggccgagccgggccTGGGCCGGGCCTTGAGGGCCCTGCGGAGCCTCCACACCCGCAACGAGGCCGGGGCCGTTCGGTTCCGGGCCCGGGGGGGTTTGGGGCCGCTCCTGGAGCTCCTCCGGGACCCCCAAACCCAAGCCCAAGCCCAGGAGGGCTCCGGGGGTCGGGGCCGAAGCCTGGGCCTGGCCCTCAGCGTCCTGGGGAATCTCTGCACGGAGCCGGGGTGCAGGAGGCAGGCCCGGAGCCTCGGGGGGGTGCCCCGGCTGGGTgagagggggggaaaaggggggaaaaggggggaaaaagggggaaataagGGGTTattgggggggttgggggggaaaTAAGGGGTTattgggggggttgggggggaattgggggggttaggggggaaaaaggggggaaaaagggggaaataagGGGTTaatgggggggttgggggggaaaTAAGGGGTTATtggggggattggggggggttggggtggATAAaaggggggttgggggggaaaaagggggaaataagggggtttgggggggaaaTAAGGGGTTAttggggggactggggggggttggggtggATAAaaggggggttgggggggaaataagggggtttgggggggaaaaagggggaaataagGGGTTAatgggggggttgggggagaAATAAGGGGTTattgggggggttgggggggaattgggggggttaggggggaaaaaggggggaaaaagggggatttggggggggattgggggggaaaaaggggggattgggggggttgggggggattaggggggggaaaagggggaaataagggggtttggggggagattggggggctggggggggtcctAGAGGGGATattggggggtttggggggtgtTAAAGGGGTTAatggggggtttgggggtgaaataggggggtgggggggtcctAGAGGGGATATTGGGGGGTTTGGAGGGGAACTGGGGGGTCTTAAAGGGGTTATtggggggattggggggggaaagggggatTGGGGGGGTCTTAAAGGGGATattggggggtttgggggagaaatgaggggtttgggggggtttggggggtcTTAAAGGGGTTATTGGGGGAATTGGGGGGGAAataggggggtgggggggtcgtAGAGGGGATATTGGGGGGGTTCAGGGAGGAATTGGGGGGGATaaagggggatttgggggactTGGGGGGGAGattggggggctgggggggtcctAGAGGGGATattggggggtttgggggagaaatgggggggtttgggggggaattggggggTCTTAAAGGGGTTattggggggtttgggggggaaaTTGGGGGGTGGCGGGGTCGTAGAGGGGATATTGGGGGGTTTCggggggaattggggggggttggggggtcTTAAAGGGGTTATTGGGGGAACtgggggggaattgggggggATTGGGGGAAGATTGGGGGGTAAATAGGGGGGTGAGGGGGCCCTAGAGGGGTTATTGGGGGATTTAGGGGGGCTTAGAGGGCTTTTggggggggttggacccaaaATTGGCAGCTTTGACCCCAAAATGGGAGGCCCTATAGGGGTTAATGGGGAATTTTGGCAGTCCtatagggttttttttgggggggcgtGGCCCAAAAGCAGGgtttttcaccccaaaatgaCAACTTTCACCCCCAAATGGCAaatttcaccccaaaaccaggCTGTTCAGACCCAAAAGGGGGAATTTCACCCCAAAATGGGCAATTTCACCCCAAAAAGGGGCTGTTCAGACCCCAAAATGGCAAATTTCATCCCAAAACGGGgtttttcaccccaaaactgGGGTGTTTGGACCCAAAACTGGGCTGTTTGGACCCAAAAATGGGGCATTTCACCCCAAAATGGCGAATTTCACCCCAAAATCGGGCTGTTCAGACCCAAAATGGGGCAATTTCACCCCAAAACGGGGCATTTCACCCCAAAATGGCAAATTTCACCCCAAAAAGGGGCTGTTCAGACCCCAAAATGGGGCATTTCACCGCAAAACGGGGATTTTCACCCCAAACCCAGGTTTTCACCCAAAAACGGGGCTGTTCAGACCCAAAACTGGGGTGTTTGGACCCAAAACCGGGCTGTTTGGACCCAAAAATGGGGCATTTCACCCCAAAATGGGGGAATTTCACCCCAAAACGGGGCTGTTCAGACCCAAAAACAGGGAATTTCACCCCAAAATGGATGTGTTCAGACCCAAAAACGGTGAATTCCACCCCAAAACCTGCCTTTGGGGGGTTCCCTTATGTCATTTTTAACGGGATTCCCCGCTTTtaaccccaaaacccccctcAATGGGCCCTCATCGCCCCGCCCCTTTCCCCTTTAACCCCGCCCACTTTGACCACACCCTGCCTGGCCACGCCCCTTTATGTGACCACACCCTCTTTGGCCACACCCCCTGACTTTGGCCCCGCCCCCTGCAGTGGCCCTATTACGGGGTCCCGGCCCCGAGAGCGTGCGGAACCGGGCGGCGCGCGCCCTGGCCAACCTGGCCCTAGAACCCGAAGGAGCCCGCGACGTCCTGCAGGAGGGTGAGTGCGGCCCCAAAACGGCCCTAAATATCGGGAAACGACCCCAAAatgtggctggggggggggaagatggCACTAAATGGTACTAAAATGGCACAAAATGGCTCCAAAAGGACCCTAAATGGCACAAAATGGCCCCAAAAGGGACCCAAAAGGACCCCAAGTGGCACCAAATGGCCCCAGAAAGACCCTAAATAATATAGGATTGACCCTAAAAGGCACAAAATGGCACCAAAATGGTACAAAATGGCACAAAATGGCCCCCAAAGGACCCTAAGTGGCAGAAAATGGCCCCAAAAGGACCCTAAAAGGCACCAAAATGGCACAAAATGGCCCCAAAAGGGACCCAAA from the Aythya fuligula isolate bAytFul2 unplaced genomic scaffold, bAytFul2.pri scaffold_80_arrow_ctg1, whole genome shotgun sequence genome contains:
- the ARMC5 gene encoding armadillo repeat-containing protein 5, with amino-acid sequence MAEPLSWCVEALRSGAEPGLGRALRALRSLHTRNEAGAVRFRARGGLGPLLELLRDPQTQAQAQEGSGGRGRSLGLALSVLGNLCTEPGCRRQARSLGGVPRLVALLRGPGPESVRNRAARALANLALEPEGARDVLQEGECGPKTALNIGKRPQNVAGGGEDGTKWY